The genome window TATATGAAGCACCATCTACTCAGGATGAAATTGCTGATAAACTAAATATCAGTAGACGTTATGTAACAAAATTACTAAAACCATTAATAGATGAAAATGTAATTAAAAAAGCATATGTTGTGGATTTAAAAAAATTTAATGAAATTTCTGAAAACTACGAAACAGACCACTCAGTACCAGCATATTCTGGAGAATACTTTATAAAAGAAATGTTAAAAGAAATGGGTGAACAGATATGTAAACAATTTGCATGGTCCTTTGAATCAATGAAAACTAATGATATTGACCTTGCACAAAGAGCTCTTGATGAAGATAAAAATACAAACCATATGTATAATAAAATAAAGTCATCAACAGATACTGTTATATCACTAGATCCATATTTTGAATTTAACAATACTATTATGTTTAATGAAATTGCATATGATATGGAACGTATTGGAGACCATATATGTCATATTCCTAAGTTTGTTCTTGAAGAAAATAAGGAAGTGGAAGAACCAGTTATTGACGTTTTAGAAGAAATGTATGAAATGTCAAATACTATGTTTAAAAAAGCAGTGCAAAGTTTTCTTAAATATGACATGAATATTAAAGAAAAAATGGATAGATATGAGAATGAATTAACTAATCTACAAAAATTAGCTACTAAAAAAATTTCAAGTCAGATGGCTAGAGATGATATTAATAAAAATAATTCGACATACTATCTTGTATTATTCAGAGTTGTTAAATCATTTGAACGTATTGGTGATATTTCTATTGAAATTACAGAGGCTACCACACAATTTTATATTGAAAATCAATCAACATTAAATGCTAATAACTTGAAATATTTGAATAATAAAAAATAAATTCACACTATTAGTTCACATTTCTTATTTTTCAAAATTATATTTATTGTATAATTAGATTACTTTCCAAAAGTAATTTTTTAAATAATTATTAACTTAAATTATATTAAAATAATAATTAATTAAATTAATAAAGTAAGTCTAAAGTATTAAAATTAGAATAGATTAATTAAAAATAATGAATGAAGATGAAAAATAGATTAATTATTCATCTTTTAGGATAACTGTAGCATGCCTAGCAGCCCAACATTGAACACAAATCCCCACCGGAAGTCCAGCAGTATGAGTATCAGCCATTTCAACATTTACACCAAGAGTAGTTGTTTTTCCACCAAGACCCATAGGACCAATACCAGTACCATTTGCAATAGAAAGTAATTCCTCTTCAAGATTTGCTAAACGTTCA of Methanosphaera sp. WGK6 contains these proteins:
- a CDS encoding phosphate uptake regulator PhoU, with amino-acid sequence MPKNIKNNTLKEILDIILYEAPSTQDEIADKLNISRRYVTKLLKPLIDENVIKKAYVVDLKKFNEISENYETDHSVPAYSGEYFIKEMLKEMGEQICKQFAWSFESMKTNDIDLAQRALDEDKNTNHMYNKIKSSTDTVISLDPYFEFNNTIMFNEIAYDMERIGDHICHIPKFVLEENKEVEEPVIDVLEEMYEMSNTMFKKAVQSFLKYDMNIKEKMDRYENELTNLQKLATKKISSQMARDDINKNNSTYYLVLFRVVKSFERIGDISIEITEATTQFYIENQSTLNANNLKYLNNKK